In the Wyeomyia smithii strain HCP4-BCI-WySm-NY-G18 chromosome 2, ASM2978416v1, whole genome shotgun sequence genome, one interval contains:
- the LOC129722557 gene encoding transcription elongation regulator 1-like has protein sequence MHSDSDLSIKTEGHLSDKEDSSASEANGSVLLTSPTTSTASSLSQTLVTTSSTQAVPVPISSTMLSYSSAAHINSYNAAVASMHAQAQAQAQAQAVHAAHAQAAAVAQANQAAAASAQYTAHYTEAANLAKEVAQKNYANALKMAAVSGALTGKPLTALSYTGVSLNKSGLLQQNQSYLTAGATAIATPSAATTAYPPPRIGTAAMAAATPQQTLLPALTRPPPPILSQAAYTQMLRPQVPANMVTNPYAAAAAVAQQQLMSQSLMYPTFQTAGGYQFGSPIHTAIPTANLTAIPGAIPQVQQVAANSTPGSAMVLNPYKKMKTS, from the coding sequence ATGCACTCAGATAGCGATCTCAGCATTAAAACCGAAGGTCACCTTAGCGATAAAGAAGATTCATCGGCTAGCGAAGCCAACGGCAGCGTGCTACTAACATCGCCGACAACGTCAACCGCTAGTTCCCTCTCGCAAACGCTTGTTACCACCTCATCAACCCAGGCAGTTCCGGTTCCAATCAGCAGTACCATGCTATCCTACTCTTCTGCTGCGCACATTAACAGCTACAATGCAGCCGTCGCTAGTATGCACGCTCAGGCACAAGCACAGGCTCAAGCGCAAGCCGTACACGCCGCCCATGCCCAGGCAGCCGCCGTAGCACAGGCCAATCAAGCTGCAGCCGCTTCCGCACAATACACCGCACACTACACCGAGGCAGCTAATCTTGCTAAAGAAGTCGCACAGAAGAACTACGCTAACGCTCTCAAGATGGCGGCCGTCTCAGGCGCACTCACCGGTAAACCATTAACCGCCCTCAGTTATACCGGAGTATCCTTGAACAAGTCGGGACTTCTTCAGCAAAATCAATCGTATCTAACTGCTGGCGCCACCGCAATTGCCACTCCATCAGCAGCTACTACCGCTTATCCGCCACCTCGCATCGGTACAGCGGCTATGGCCGCTGCCACACCGCAGCAAACATTACTGCCGGCACTTACACGCCCACCTCCGCCCATTTTATCACAGGCAGCCTACACACAAATGCTACGCCCACAGGTTCCCGCTAACATGGTCACTAATCCGTACGCAGCTGCCGCAGCCGTCGCTCAGCAGCAGCTTATGAGCCAAAGCCTGATGTATCCTACCTTCCAGACCGCCGGAGGTTATCAGTTCGGAAGCCCAATTCACACGGCAATCCCGACTGCTAACCTTACTGCAATTCCCGGTGCAATCCCCCAAGTGCAACAAGTGGCCGCTAATTCGACACCAGGCAGCGCAATGGTACTAAATCcttacaaaaaaatgaaaacatcgTAA